The Eleginops maclovinus isolate JMC-PN-2008 ecotype Puerto Natales chromosome 18, JC_Emac_rtc_rv5, whole genome shotgun sequence genome segment AATAAGGGAAATTCTGACATAGCTGCTAAAACCCAAAAACACCATTCACTGCAGAACGATGCTCTTAATGGATATTATCTTAACCCCCACATTTAAAGTAGCATCAGTCTTCAAATACCAACATACGTAGCATaaggttatttaaaacaaataggGTTTGAAGTGTAATAaacataaccacacacacacagtatgcatGTTCACATACCTTCACGAGCAGCAGCTGGCAGCGCAGGTATGTGGCGCAGAAGTCCGCCGCTCCAGCGAGCTCCGTCTGCAGCTCCCCCAGCCGCTGCAggtctctgaaacacaaaacactgatCATTTTTCAGGGGACAAAACAAATGCCAAACTTCATAGTGCTGCTGTTATCTTGATATGAGCAGAATACATTGTGTATCAAGACTTGATGTAGGTTATTGAGAACCAACAAAAGAAGACTTGAGACAACTCTGTAGCTGCTACATTTAGAAAtgagtgaaagtgaaagtgattATCCAGGAATAAAGACTGAATGAATTACAATAAAAGATGTGTCAGTACATCCTTAAATATAGAGTTTTAAGGATGGAAGTCAACCAACTGGAAAATCAATCTTGACCAAGTGAGCGGCCATGTTGGTTTCAGGTCAACAtttgtgcgtgtgcatgtgtgtacctTATGGTGAAGTTCAGCAGGTCCTGGGCTCCGGGGGCCTCCAGGTTCTGGATGGTGCTGACCCTGTTCAGACTCTGTTGCAGGAAGAGCTGAGCTGACTCCACAGAACCTGACCCACACCGCGAGTCCACCAAGTCCAGGCCGTTGCCTGGCAACTGAAAGACAGTTACAGGAGAGACGGTGAGCGTGTGTTTCTGGGGGTTTCTTGTTGACCTGAAAAACAGCATTATCATTCTGAGAACGTTCTGAAGATTGTTGCAGTTCTCACCCGCAGGGGGGGCACGAGGTGTGACAGACTGTCCCTCAGGTAGGCGTAGTGCCTGAAGGTGTGGTCGGAGAACAGCGCCGGCATGGTGGGACACGACTTGGCAGCGTTGAACACCAACACCAGCACGGCAATGTCTGAGAGAGCTGGAGTTAAAGAAAGTAGCTCACAGAGCGGACGGCTGCTTCAAGAGAAGAAACATGGGCAGTTAGAGGAAGGGTCTGCTGCTTTGTGTTCTGTAACGCTATTTAAATTCCCTGGCAGTCTTAGTCCCATGAGTAGGTTCCTTGTTCTGTTCCGTTGATAAACACTGCAGGACACGGGTATTGTAATAATGCTTTGTTGTTCCAGATTCTTagttctgtgcatgtgtgtctgatACATGTCTCTGAGGGTCTGCAGCAGAGGGCTGGTGTTACACGTGATGtgagctgcaggtgtgtgaagGATACAGGCCGGGTCGTCCATGTCTGGCTCCGGTGTGTCAAAGTAGGGATGAGTGCTGAGCAGTTCAGGGACCAGCGGCAACACCAGTGTTGGGTGACGGGAACCCAGGAACTTCAGACACCTGAGGGGAAGGAAGAACAGTCAGTCATCAGTTCAGAAATGAACATCATAATCATAGCTCTATTTTTCCAGGTCATCATAAAGAAATACCAGTTTGAATGTATGATATTGTGTCATAACGTTACATAAGTGGTAGGTGTATTTAGTTGCTAATAACCAACCCTTATTAACATTTCTCTTTGCTTTATGTACAGTAACTTTATGTACAGCAAACAGGAATATTTACCAGGGTTTTGGAATATTGACATCAATGTTTATTGTCGTTTCTTTTTtacaacattcattttaatgacatgTCTGAATTCCATGTAAACGGACAGTATTAAAATGATAcgatgacaaaataaatgtaacttgcAGCACGGTCGACCTGTCCCCTGAGGCCCCCAGCTACCCATAATTCTGAACATGACCATTCATaaggttttctttttagagACCTCTAACAAACATCACTGCAAaacccccccacacccacacacacacacacacacacacactcacttccAGACAGAGTTGCGGTCAGTGGGATACTTGTTGAGGTTCTtgagcagctccagcagagccAGCTGAATACACTCTTTCGTGGAGACGTTGGTGTAACAGATCAACTCGTGCAGAGCCTCTCTGATGTCACGAGACGAGTCCTGCAGACACAGTGACTTCATCAGTACGCACCTATATCAGGCGTGCATAAGTGTGTTCAGAACTCCCCACAAAATACTGggtaaagacaaaaacatattaCAGGGCAGGGAGCTGGATTgtttgaactgtgtgtgtgtgtgtgtgttgtgtgttgtgtgttgtgtgttgtgtgtgtgtgtgtgtgtgtgtgtgtgtgtgtgtgtgttacctccaGCACAGCCAGCACAGTGTCCAGCTGGTCCTCTCGGAGGGTGATGTGGGTGGAGATCTCTCTCAGCACGTGGATGGACTGCAGCCTCACCTCCTCGATCTCGTCGTTGAACATGTCCACCAGGAAGTCCAGACACTTTTCTGCGAAGCTGGCAGAGGAGCGAGCCAGCTGAGACAACGCCTCCACCGCCGCGATACGCACCTCTAAGggaagagagagatgggggggaAAGCAAAGGGCTTCACATGGAAATCAACAAGAGAACAAAACTAATCCCGAGTAGAAGAGGGGGGCTCTTTCAGGGGAACATGAAAACATATATTGTGTTAGAAAATAACTTGTGTTAATTACTTGACAATAAATTACCGTAATCATAATTAAATATCTACATTGGTCACCCTGAGTTTTAGCGGGCTGAACACATTCCATCAGCTTTCATATTCTTTGTTGAAAGACAGAGACATGCTGCACCACGTACCAAACATTTCGTCCTCCAGGCCATGGACGAAGGCTCCGCAGGCCCCTGAGGCAATCAGGTTCACGGTGTTTGTGTCCAGCTTCTCCTTGGGGGCGTCGTCGGCCCACTTCCTGCCAGAGGAGAACTCTCCAGAAGTAAAGAGTTCTTTGGCTCGTTCATGGGCCGTACGCTTCCTCTGGACACAGATaaagaagagtgaggggaggagTGCTGATTAGAAATATTAGAAGTGCTTATTCTGCTCAGATATACTGTAGATTAAAACTAATGTCTCACCCTGAGATCTGACATCAGCTTCTTATCCAGAGTCTGCTCCAGAAAGTGAGGACTGACTTGCAGCATGGAGCCCTGATCCACAACACATTTCAATCAGAGACCCTTCGCAGACACACTACTTTACATTAGTAGCTTCCTCCATAAGTTAAAGCATGGGTGTTCAACATTAGGTCCAAGAACCATTTGCGTTCCTCAGAGTTACTGAAAATTCTTAAAtaatatgcatttctttttttcctcaaatttaAAAGTAATGGCCTTTATGTTAGGGACAGTTCTGATATGACATTACTATAATAAAGTGCAACTCTTAATTAGGCTTTAAAATGAGCCAGACATGTAAGAACgtaaaaagtcatttttggtGTCCATTCCTATGTTGTAATGTTCCTCTCTCAGCAGCTGTGGGCTGGATGTTCTGGACATGGGAACAGCTGTGAACACTGAGCTGCTCTGATCCCTCACCAGTGTTTTGGCGGCCTGCACCCGGACCATCCAGGAGCCATCGCTGACCATGTGACTGATCTttccaaacacatcatcaacgAGTCGGATCTCCTCATTGGATGAAGGGATAGGAACAATGCTGATtggacagaaaacagacagtgaACTAGCAGTCAGGCAAGGCCACTATAACGGGTATAGCAAAGTAAATTCAAAAAGTAAAGAGACACTTGTGTTCACTACCCTAAATCTAAATACCATCcatcaacataaaaaaacaatggcatcatgggaaatgttgGGTAATGGCAGATGAAGAACCTCACACAATTGATTTCTCTTTCAATACAGGCTCTGAGTTGGACTCATTAAAGGGGCAcgttatgctcattttcaggttcatacaaGTAATTCAACAACATTTCTACACCTTTATACCTATATCACCCTCTTTCTAAAATCTGTCTTTGTAAGGAGGGGGGCCCTCCCGGAGAAGCCTAGTCTGCTCATGGGCTTGTGAGAATAATACGGTGCTGGATAGAGCTACCCGGACGGGGGGAAACTGTATTATCATTTTTGAGATGACAGATATTTATGCAGTCTCCTTTTAAATATCATAGCTTTAATAAAACACCTGAAATGAATTTACATcctttttatgcattttaaatccGATATTTCCATTTAGGCATTTTTTTTCAGCATCTTCTCACCTTTCTGGGTACAGCTGGCTGAGCACCCAGACTATCTGCACCGCTGCAGAGCGCACCTGCTCATAATCATCTGAGAGCAACCTGCAagcctgcacaaacacacacacacgtttacagCACTGGCATACACACAAACCGCATTCAAAGTGCCACAAAGTAACACTAAAATACATCTGCTCCCTGTGAGGAAGGTGTTCTTCTGGTTATTCTGGCAGGGTTGAGTACAGATGGGGCTGTTACCTGGTCATAAATGATCTCATGAATCTTTATTCCTCTCTCGTGCAGCTGCAGCTGGAAAGCAAGCACACAACAGGAGCTTTAATCACTAATAAGAAGAATCCCTGAGCTCTGTTACTGCTGATGGtatttgcattgtgtgtgtttcaggttcTGGTGTTGGCGGTGTCCTACCATAGCTTTGAGGGCTGCAGTGCGGACTCTGGGCTCCTGGTCTCCAAAGTAATCACTGATGATAGTCTGGACGTCCCTCGCTCCTCCTGCAGCAAACATGTAAAATCACACAACAGGAACATGACAACACATCGCACAGAAAGTCACACAGAGAACAATCACGCCCCATAAATGTGAATTTTACACCCTGGTAAAGTtcaacaaataaacatatacTTTGAATATActgtcaataaatataaatctttttcttttcttttattattttaccaaACACAATAGAAAGGATTTTATTTAagtctctctctcctttctttgtTCAAGAATCTTCAAAGTATGTTTGTATGAtgtatttggtttgtttgtttgttataaaGTCAGAACAAGAGTAAAAATTCCAATTGAAAAAACAGCTCAATGCAGCAAACCCTTGTCCAATCAAAGTAGCTAGCTGCACtagatcaacaacaacaacaacaacaatccatAAGGTTATTGTTATTGCTTATAACTGTTGAACTGAACAGAAATGAACACAGTGTATGCAGGCAGGTGGGCCAGCCAATCATTTCATGCGGGCTGGGGCATTGATATCTATTTTTTAAGTGGGGTTTTGTTTTAGGTGGATAACATGCATTGTGTGGCAGCCCCCGTCCACAGCAGCACATCACTTAGCTTCTGTGTGCTGTCTGCTTTCCAAAAGTAGAGCTTACTGCCAGCAATGTAATGTAGCTAATACACTGGCTATGATAAGTTTGATATAGTAAAACTATTTCAAACGACTTGGCTGTCACTGTTGGACGTTATAAGTGATGTCGTATAGAAAGAAACGACCTCACTTTATAACGTCCAACAGTGACAGCCATGTGGTCTAAATATACTGAGTGATAGCACAAACCTGATGATGTGCCCTGTCCCTCGCTGTCTTTGGTCAGTGAAGTGTCCATCGTGCCGAGAAATCCAAGGAGCTTTAGACACTTGTTCCTCACCCCGAAATACGTATCAGCGAGGTGCTGAGAGGAgcacagagaaaagaaacacacatataGAGTGTTGCTGCCTTCCACAAGTCCTGTTGAGTCCGTAAGGAAGACTTCATTTTAAGTTCTGGACTAaactttggtgtgtgtgtgtgtgtgtgtgtgtgtgtgtgtgtgtgtgtgtgtgtgtgtgtgtgtgtgtgtgtgtgtgtgtgtgtgtgtgtgtgtgtgtgtgtgtgtgtgtgtgtgtgtgtgtgtgtgtgtgtgtgtgtgtcaccttgCAAGCCATCTCTATGAGCCTTTGTCTGACTGCAGGACTCTCAGGCAGCTGTGTTCCAATGACCAGCAGAGTGTCCAGCAGCTGGGCGAGGACCTGATGGGactctgcagacagagagacagttggaggaaacacacactttgttaaCTACccacagttgtgtttttagaGGGGAGGCAAAATATTCCTAATACAATTACACTTATTTTAGATGTAAGAACTTAAAAGATGCTATTCCGCGGATTGAATTTCTTCTTTTAAGAGAAGTCGTTAAAAACGTAActcctttattgtttttaaaaaaaatgtattataatatttgattaaaaatgtcaaaagggAAAAGAATTACAGCTTTTCttaaatatatgatattattCTGTGAAAACACAAAGCCTTGCATAATGTTCAGGAACAATATTGCCTTTTCTAATCAAACACTGTTTGTTCAGTGCTTGGCGAAAAAGAGTGTATATTTCCTGCAACTTTttccaaaatacacattttaataatgtgtaATTATGGCTTGTTGAAgggcagaaacacatttatataattatgTACCAATACAAGGTTCGGACTGAATGTAAAAATATCTTACTCTCATTGTTGAGTGTGTTAATGGCGTCATCCACGATGCAGTCGGGTCTAAAACCCTGCGTTTTGGACAGCAGACCCAGCAGAGAGGCGATCTTCAGCCTCACAGAATTATCCGTCTCCTGGGGAGgaacatcagaatcagaaatcctttattaatcccgcagtggggaaatgtacagtgttacgtgttacagcaaaagtgtcATAGCATGTAAAAAAGACatgcaataataaagaataatgtAACATATTAAATCCAGAGAAGAAAAGCATACATTAGtaatacaaatctaaatgaaGACAAATAAGTACATAAACATGACTAAAAATGACTAGCAGCAATGAAAACATGTGACACTGTAACTAA includes the following:
- the ints4 gene encoding integrator complex subunit 4, with protein sequence MAAHLKKRVYEEFSHVVQIPQEEAPAKKLRLSKPSKSAALHIDLCKATNSTDALQYLLQFARKPVEVDSVEGVVRILLEHYYKETDNSVRLKIASLLGLLSKTQGFRPDCIVDDAINTLNNEKSHQVLAQLLDTLLVIGTQLPESPAVRQRLIEMACKHLADTYFGVRNKCLKLLGFLGTMDTSLTKDSEGQGTSSGGARDVQTIISDYFGDQEPRVRTAALKAMLQLHERGIKIHEIIYDQACRLLSDDYEQVRSAAVQIVWVLSQLYPESIVPIPSSNEEIRLVDDVFGKISHMVSDGSWMVRVQAAKTLGSMLQVSPHFLEQTLDKKLMSDLRRKRTAHERAKELFTSGEFSSGRKWADDAPKEKLDTNTVNLIASGACGAFVHGLEDEMFEVRIAAVEALSQLARSSASFAEKCLDFLVDMFNDEIEEVRLQSIHVLREISTHITLREDQLDTVLAVLEDSSRDIREALHELICYTNVSTKECIQLALLELLKNLNKYPTDRNSVWKCLKFLGSRHPTLVLPLVPELLSTHPYFDTPEPDMDDPAYIAVLVLVFNAAKSCPTMPALFSDHTFRHYAYLRDSLSHLVPPLRLPGNGLDLVDSRCGSGSVESAQLFLQQSLNRVSTIQNLEAPGAQDLLNFTIRDLQRLGELQTELAGAADFCATYLRCQLLLVKALQEKLWNMAVPLCLKQNVTATAAAQQILEETYKLEFLYSGLESRQVATIHHVRLQAKALQLILTARSRQGLDPLISSCEKFLLDIESFQRLFLAELPHLEDSFVDKLLELLPRLSSCKPVELVKILQSTLRQSGLLQLPLPEQIHRATATIIEPTGESDNPLKFTTGLVVALDIDATLEHVQNPQNTVKVQVLYPDGQSHVIHPKPGDFRKPGPDRHRLITQVYLSHSAWTEPSQIEVRLLLGYSSSSTSLSSSSPASKLGWSDSMDGLPPPEVAVEGTIPFSKPVKVLIMPKPARR